A window of Trichoderma atroviride chromosome 3, complete sequence contains these coding sequences:
- a CDS encoding uncharacterized protein (EggNog:ENOG41~SECRETED:SignalP(1-18)), whose translation MFGNIALVLTGLAALGTALPAAETPVKRGLADKYTYYQGDGSVGAGWPSQDSWGSWDDLWKANVPLMKQSCVWNGWVDNDSETEIQDIANAIKATAKSTGVDERFILAIVMQESKGCVRVPTTNNGVTNPGLMQSHDGSGTCFGINPCPSSAIDQMIKDGVAGTSQGPGLQKLYSQAKGEVKGPGSQAYYATARLYNSGSADFASLDNGLGSTACYASDVANRLTGWTLATSTCA comes from the coding sequence ATGTTCGGCAACATTGCTCTCGTTCTTACCGGCCTTGCTGCCCTCGGTACTGCCCTTCCCGCTGCTGAGACTCCTGTCAAGCGCGGTCTTGCAGACAAGTACACCTACTACCAGGGTGACGGATCAGTCGGTGCTGGCTGGCCTTCTCAGGACTCTTGGGGCTCTTGGGATGACCTCTGGAAGGCCAACGTCCCTCTCATGAAGCAGTCTTGCGTCTGGAACGGCTGGGTCGACAACGACTCTGAGACCGAGATTCAGGATATTGCCAATGCTATCAAGGCAACTGCAAAGTCCACTGGCGTCGACGAGCGcttcatcctcgccatcgtcatgcAAGAGAGCAAGGGCTGCGTCCGTGTTCCCACTACAAACAACGGCGTCACCAACCCCGGTCTTATGCAGTCTCACGATGGATCTGGTACCTGCTTCGGTATCAACCCTTGCCCTTCATCTGCCATTGACCAGATGATCAAAGACGGTGTTGCCGGTACCTCTCAGGGACCTGGCCTCCAGAAGCTTTACTCACAGGCCAAGGGTGAGGTCAAGGGCCCTGGCAGCCAGGCTTACTATGCCACCGCTCGCCTCTACAACAGCGGCTCTGCTGATTTCGCCTCTCTCGACAATGGCCTCGGTAGCACTGCTTGCTACGCCTCCGACGTTGCTAACCGTCTTACGGGCTGGACCCTTGCTACTAGCACTTGTGCTTAA
- a CDS encoding uncharacterized protein (EggNog:ENOG41~MEROPS:MER0033198~SECRETED:SignalP(1-20)), whose protein sequence is MKSSLAFLSWLAFANGSAASQKDLPTVDLGYQVHRAISYDKTYKTYNFTNIPFAEPPLGALRFNAPVPPKGRKSGIQNGSIGKVCPQATPNWLGMSTLFNTAFANHQLPFNVTAANETLSKLPPLPQDGRTTEDCLVLDVLVPQKVFDARITSKKGVKPTKGAPVLVWIYGGGYVLGDKTMFGTPNDLMAATQTKGSDGAIWVAMNYRLGAFGFLSGPTLQQNGTSNAGLLDQRLALEWVQDNIHLFGGDPDNVTVMGVSAGGGSIMHHITAYGGQKPALFRRAIPQSAGLVPMPGNRAQEQAFDDFLSMLNVTTLDEARDLPSSALQAVNTKQVGNAPYGTFIFGPAVDGTFAPGMPSKLLLQGAYVKGIEVVSSFNQNEGMTFTDPSAYDSEPLFRKQIETVFPLLSSDDVDFIFGTLYPQTYDGSQPYTDSLGRAQLLIGEAALVCNENAMVKAAIQQNLAAFGYEYSVWPAVHGSDQVPLFSNGPTPGVDPEVSSILKNIVGGFVSSGSPNKSPAGITAPPYGQDSSIVNILVNASSVIRDPTANKRCDWWQKALYY, encoded by the exons ATGAAATCCAGTCTCGCATTCTTGTCGTGGCTGGCCTTTGCCAATGGCTCTGCAGCCTCACAGAAAGACCTTCCGACTGTTGACCTCGGATATCAAGTCCACCGCGCAATCTCATATGAT AAAACGTACAAGACATACAACTTCACCAATATACCTTTTGCGGAGCCTCCTCTAGGTGCTCTGAGATTCAATGCGCCGGTTCCACCCAAAGGCCGAAAATCAGGGATTCAAAACGGCAGCATTGGCAAGGTCTGCCCTCAAGCGACTCCTAACTGGCTAGGAATGAGCACATTATTTAATACGGCATTCGCGAATCACCAGTTGCCTTTCAACGTGACAGCAGCAAATGAGACTTTATCAAAACTGCCTCCGCTGCCGCAAGATGGTAGAACAACGGAAGACTGTCTTGTACTTGATGTTTTGGTTCCTCAGAAAGTATTTGACGCCAGAATTACGTCTAAGAAAGGCGTCAAGCCTACCAAAGGAGCACCAGTTTTGGTGTGGATTTAC GGTGGTGGATATGTGCTTGGAGATAAAACAATGTTTGGTACTCCAAATGATCTCATGGCAGCAACTCAAACCAAAGGTTCCGATGGAGCTATCTGGGTGGCAATGAACTATCGTCTGGGTGCATTTGGTTTTCTTTCTGGCCCTACGTTGCAACAAAACGGTACATCAAACGCTGGGCTTCTTGACCAGAGGCTTGCACTTGAATGGGTTCAAGATAATATTCATTTATTTGGAGGTGATCCCGATAATGTCACCGTCATGGGCGTTTCGGCCGGCGGCGGATCGATCATGCATCACATCACCGCCTATGGAGGTCAAAAGCCCGCACTTTTCCGTCGTGCTATCCCGCAGTCGGCTGGTTTGGTCCCTATGCCTGGAAATCGAGCACAAGAGCAAGCCTTCGACGACTTTTTGTCTATGCTTAACGTTACTACACTAGACGAAGCAAGAGATTTGCCATCGAGTGCATTGCAAGCTGTCAACACGAAGCAAGTTGGTAATGCGCCATACGGTACTTTTATATTTGGCCCAGCCGTGGACGGCACTTTTGCACCAGGAATGCCATcaaagctgcttcttcaaggtGCATATGTCAAAGGCATAGAGGTGGTCTCCTCTTTCAACCAGAACGAGGGAATGACCTTCACGGACCCTTCCGCTTATGATAGCGAGCCTCTGTTTAGGAAGCAGATCGAAACTGTATTTCCGCTACTTTCCAGCGATGATGTTGACTTTATTTTCGGAACGCTGTATCCGCAGACATATGATGGATCTCAGCCATATACCGATTCTCTTGGCAGAGCGCAGCTGCTCATTGGTGAAGCAGCACTCGTTTGCAACGAGAATGCAATGGTCAAAGCTGCCATACAACAGAACCTTGCTGCATTTGGCTATGAGTATTCCGTCTGGCCAGCAGTGCATGGGTCAGACCAGGTTCCGCTTTTCTCCAATGGACCAACACCAGGCGTAGACCCTGAGGTTTCGAGCATTTTGAAGAATATTGTTGGAGGCTTTGTGAGCAGTGGTTCGCCAAACAAGTCTCCAGCTGGCATTACGGCGCCTCCCTACGGCCAAGATAGTTCCATTGTGAACATCCTGGTCAACGCTTCTTCTGTTATTCGAGATCCTACGGCAAACAAGAGATGTGACTGGTGGCAAAAAGCGCTGTATTATTAG
- a CDS encoding uncharacterized protein (EggNog:ENOG41~SECRETED:SignalP(1-20)), whose translation MKSVAAFSVIAAAMAGFTQACSTPGNFVVTFYGYPDNSPPGPATAHNCGGRNFKAGGTGTYADPITIATAPGELNVCEIVYLPLLTKYGRYEDDCEQCETDFNNGQPHIDIWTGSNSQNGGQNQINCEDNLTFGGRYSIVRNPPTNYGVDTTPLFSAPNTCNTNHVYPSNPAHC comes from the exons ATGAAGTCTGTCGCTGCTTTCTCTGTCATCGCCGCCGCTATGGCTGGCTTCACCCAGGCTTGCTCTACTCCTGGCAACTTCGTGGTCACCTTCTATGGCTACCCTGACAACAGCCCTCCCGGACCTGCTACCGCCCACAACTGCGGTGGCCGTAACTTCAAGGCTGGTG GTACCGGAACCTATGCTGATCCCATCACCATTGCTACTGCCCCTGGCGAGCTTAACGTTTGCGAGATCGTCTACCTTCCCTTGTTGACCAAGTATGGCCGTTACGAGGATGACTGCGAGCAGTGTG AGACCGACTTCAACAACGGTCAGCCTCACATTGACATCTGGACTGGTTCCAACAGCCAAAACGGTGGCCAGAACCAGATCAACTGCGAGGATAACCTCACCTTCGGTGGCCGTTACTCCATCGTCCGCAACCCCCCCACCAACTACGGTGTTGACA CCACACCTCTCTTCAGTGCTCCCAACACTTGCAACACCAACCACGTCTACCCCAGCAACCCTGCTCACTGCTAA
- a CDS encoding uncharacterized protein (EggNog:ENOG41), producing the protein MVFHQPRLPRAQYINMRTIPPLNHTICPPSWPQSPASGESMSYGHVNSPSQQNPPSPLPPPPPIPLSTRPPVEATSITHYPPPPTPPLTAALETPGQQFAASQNGLRSSLPLSQSQTSQSQDLSRPAVTLDTQHAALTSSPPLTTSAASPQAHESYSLPQAPQPQPTQISSTQITDNTSSNPDPENTQPATRVPSADPIAILSTQMVNLNMNPLGGATEPQPSERQRDENTPQPPPHIRATGPPLEVITFCPEGRVVDYSLYWYRLPDIPDFLVCTKCHANEIESTQLASQFEKIKRLDNESSSCSFWRPRVKEIMWPQAVRTGNMDAMRLFMKKRGSVKPCKGANPTAATEGITWYGMSNSEIDGFITCEACYEDRIVGTPFESKFSPHRQQPANETWSCDVALLYISRAVVKMAQQNDWAGFVAGATRRLSLPKCEGREVRPNSCTWYTPRGKIDNMQACEACYMDRVALTRFEREFGVYEMKTDFDSWMQSLGQYWTCKLHETNLPLVWAMENAIEQRDWCVFSSSAEVACRLPPCTANGIIRGNWWTIQGGCDNFDICETCYTSILRTSGVGHFFEPAKRNPEATLICDFCVSSPRFKQYIRMYAKSVDQGVFSYYLDYVRTFASVPVCPVLKTVEKTHWWGYPGALFCHDCYLSFVINTKLGSSVPIKEGFDERPQICQIWSSRMRTMWLQACDAGAPGSPESDAKVKEFTEFANERLKIYTQTIPQMDFIRGMKQIKMQAAMNQGLVSVMYQGMDSLLSISGATDGNLHGNSQLGWHDTTQGVQSAQAYQNMQAGFANANRADEWMQFFQLEQIWKQVE; encoded by the coding sequence ATGGTCTTCCATCAGCCACGCCTTCCCAGGGCTCAATATATCAATATGCGAACTATACCCCCACTGAACCACACAATTTGCCCCCCCTCCTGGCCACAGTCACCTGCATCAGGAGAATCTATGTCATATGGACATGTAAATTCACCATCTCAGCAGAACCCACCttcgcctcttcctcctcctcctcctatTCCACTGTCAACTCGTCCTCCGGTTGAAGCGACCTCTATCACCCATTACCCTCCACCACCTACTCCTCCTCTGACAGCGGCACTAGAAACTCCAGGACAGCAATTTGCGGCATCGCAAAATGGACTTCGTTCATCGTTACCGTTGTCTCAGTCGCAAACAAGCCAAAGTCAAGATCTATCCAGGCCCGCTGTGACTCTCGATACCCAGCATGCAGCCTTGACATCTAGTCCTCCTCTGACGACTTCGGCTGCGTCACCTCAAGCACACGAGTCCTATAGTCTTCCTCAAGCACCCCAACCGCAGCCTACTCAGATCTCATCAACTCAAATTACAGATAATACCAGTTCAAATCCTGATCCAGAAAACACCCAGCCGGCCACTAGAGTGCCGTCTGCAGATCCTATAGCTATTCTTTCCACGCAAATGGTCAATCTCAACATGAATCCCTTGGGAGGTGCTACAGAGCCACAGCCCTCTGAAAGACAGCGTGATGAGAATACGCCGCAGCCTCCACCACATATTAGAGCTACGGGGCCACCCCTGGAAGTCATCACTTTCTGTCCAGAAGGAAGGGTGGTGGATTATTCGCTTTACTGGTATCGGCTGCCTGATATACCGGATTTCCTGGTCTGCACAAAATGCCACGCTAATGAAATCGAATCTACCCAGCTGGCAAGCCAGTTCGAGAAGATAAAGCGGCTTGATAATGAATCCTCTTCCTGTTCCTTCTGGAGACCCAGAGTAAAGGAGATTATGTGGCCGCAGGCTGTTCGCACAGGCAATATGGACGCTATGCGACTATTTATGAAGAAGCGCGGTAGTGTAAAGCCATGCAAAGGGGCAAATCCAACAGCGGCCACAGAGGGGATTACATGGTACGGGATGTCTAATAGCGAAATTGACGGGTTTATCACATGCGAAGCTTGCTACGAAGATCGAATAGTAGGAACGCCATTTGAGAGCAAATTCTCTCCACATCGTCAGCAGCCTGCCAATGAGACATGGTCATGCGATGTTGCTCTGCTGTACATTTCTCGAGCCGTCGTCAAAATGGCTCAGCAAAACGATTGGGCCGGATTTGTTGCCGGAGCTACTCGCCGTCTCTCATTACCTAAATGTGAAGGGAGAGAAGTACGGCCAAACTCTTGCACCTGGTACACACCACGCGGCAAAATCGACAATATGCAGGCTTGTGAAGCTTGTTACATGGATAGAGTTGCGCTTACGCGGTTTGAAAGAGAATTCGGGGTTTATGAAATGAAGACAGACTTCGATTCCTGGATGCAAAGTCTTGGTCAATACTGGACCTGCAAACTCCACGAAACCAACCTCCCGTTGGTGTGGGCTATGGAAAATGCAATTGAGCAGCGCGATTGGTGCGTGTTTAGCAGCTCAGCAGAAGTTGCGTGTCGACTCCCGCCTTGTACGGCAAATGGGATTATTCGCGGCAACTGGTGGACAATCCAAGGAGGGTGCGATAACTTCGACATCTGTGAGACGTGTTATACGTCCATTCTAAGAACGAGTGGAGTCGGCCACTTCTTCGAGCCTGCAAAGCGCAATCCCGAGGCCACTTTGATTTGCGATTTCTGCGTGTCGAGCCCCCGATTCAAGCAATATATAAGAATGTATGCCAAGTCGGTGGATCAGGGAGTTTTCAGTTACTACTTGGACTACGTCCGGACGTTTGCTTCAGTTCCTGTCTGCCCTGTGCTCAAAACAGTTGAGAAGACACACTGGTGGGGCTATCCGGGTGCTTTGTTCTGTCATGATTGCTACTTGAGTTTtgtcatcaacaccaagcttGGCAGTTCAGTGCCCATAAAGGAAGGGTTTGATGAGCGGCCCCAAATCTGTCAGATCTGGTCGTCTCGCATGCGCACAATGTGGTTGCAGGCGTGTGACGCTGGTGCCCCAGGCTCTCCCGAATCGGATGCCAAGGTGAAAGAATTCACCGAATTTGCTAATGAACGGCTGAAGATTTACACCCAAACGATTCCTCAGATGGATTTTATACGCGGAATGAAGCAAATTAAGATGCAAGCCGCAATGAATCAGGGACTGGTGAGTGTCATGTACCAGGGAATGGATAGTTTATTGTCTATATCTGGTGCCACAGACGGGAACCTTCATGGAAATAGTCAGCTGGGCTGGCACGACACAACCCAGGGCGTACAGAGCGCCCAAGCGTATCAGAATATGCAAGCTGGATTCGCGAATGCAAACCGGGCAGATGAATGGATGCAATTCTTCCAGCTTGAGCAGATATGGAAACAAGTTGAGTAG
- a CDS encoding uncharacterized protein (EggNog:ENOG41) — MALPETMKAVVFGGPRSVSVEYRPVPQIQDDEDIIVKVSATALCGSELHVYRGHERPQPGFIMGHEFTGTVVAVGSAVKSVTIGDKVVTPFTASCGKCFYCLNGASARCEKGLLFGSVKLDGGQAEYVRVPFADGTTHKAPPSISDEALILMADIFPTGFFGVKSALSLASPTLNITESTMVVIGCGPVGLCAIVAAAERKPKHLFAIDSVDSRLEQAKKLGAEPLNFAKDKAGMAARIKEVTEGRGADLVVEVVGLSPALRTAFDIVRPFGCISSIGVHNAEIPWSGNEAYGKNIRLQMGRCPVRSIFPEALALLEKKQHLFGFMFENIMPLQEAVQGYTLFDEMKVQKVVFKP, encoded by the exons ATGGCACTGCCTGAAACAATGAAAGCCGTCGTCTTCGGCGGGCCCCGCAGTGTTTCCGTTGAATATCGGCCTGTGCCTCAAA TtcaggatgatgaagacatcATCGTCAAAGTGAGCGCGACTGCTCTCTGTGGCTC CGAGCTACATGTTTATCGTGGCCATGAACGACCGCAGCCTGGATTCATTATGGGACATGAATTCACAGGAACTGTTGTAGCCGTAGGCTCAGCTGTCAAGTCAGTTACGATTGGCGACAAGGTCGTGACTCCATTTACGGCATCATG CGGCAAATGCTTTTATTGCCTCAATGGCGCTTCTGCGCGCTGTGAGAAAGGCCTGCTCTTTGGCTCAGTCAAGCTCGACGGCGGCCAAGCCGAATACGTCCGAGTGCCTTTTGCTGATGGCACTACCCACAAAGCACCGCCCTCAATCTCTGACGAGGCTCTCATTCTAATGGCAGACATCTTTCCCACTGGCTTTTTTGGCGTCAAGTCTGCGCTTAGCCTTGCCTCTCCAACTCTCAATATTACTGAGTCCACCATGGTTGTTATTGGATGTGGCCCTGTAGGTCTATGTGCGATTGTTGCAGCAGCCGAGCGGAAGCCCAAGCATCTATTTGCTATTGATAGCGTGGATAGTAGACTCGAACAAGCCAAGAAACTCGGCGCCGAGCCTCTCAACTTTGCCAAAGACAAGGCAGGAATGGCGGCTAGAATCAAGGAGGTTACAGAAGGGCGAGGCGCCGACTTGGTCGTTGAGGTTGTTGGACTTTCGCCAGCATTGAGGACAGCTTTTGACATCGTGAGACCATTCGGATGTATCAGCAGCATTGGCGTGCACAACGCAGAG ATTCCTTGGTCAGGCAATGAAGCTTATGG CAAGAATATTCGTTTACAGATGGGTCGATGCCCCGTCCGCAGCATTTTCCCGGaagctctcgctctccttgAGAAGAAACAACATCTATTTGG ATTTATGTTTGAAAACATTATGCctcttcaagaagctgtTCAGGGCTATACACTCTTTGACGAGATGAAGGTCCAGAAAGTTGTCTTTAAGCCATAG
- a CDS encoding uncharacterized protein (MEROPS:MER0001728) yields MAAKTPSDERKMLNGQGSVKATSSTHTNGAAKTNAAEQSGEDSDDDPDQHTIEVVAATGEGGDVKKPKNKKKKNKKKKKAVQTEPPSILVSKLFPNNNYPKGEEVEYKDENLYRTTDEEKRHLDSMNNDFLSDYRQAAETHRQVRQWAQKHIKPGQSLTEIANGIEDSVRRLLGHDGLTEGDSLHAGMGFPTGLNIDEIAAHFSPNAGDKTVLQQNNVLKVDIGVHVNGRIVDSAFTMAFDHKYDNLLAAVKDATNTGVREAGIDVRLGEIGGYIQETMESYELELNGTTYPIKSIRNIGGHNILPYRIHGTKSIPAVKSDDITKMEEGDIFAIETFGSTGNGWVYDHGDVSHYALRGDAPKVDLRLSSAKSLLNVIKKNFHTVPFARRYLDRIGQEKYLLGLNTLVKNGIVEDYPPLVDKKGSYSAQFEHTILLRPTVKEVISRGEDY; encoded by the exons ATGGCTGCCAAAACACCTTCTGATGAGCGCAAGATGCTCAATG GCCAAGGATCTGTAAAGGCCACCAGTTCCACCCATACTAATGGAGCTGCTAAAACAAACGCTGCAGAGCAGTCTGGTGAAGATTCGGATGATGATCCAGACCAACATACTATTGAAGTCGTGGCCGCCACCGGTGAGGGTGGCGACgtgaagaagccaaagaataaaaagaagaagaacaaaaagaagaagaaggctgttcAGACCGAGCCTCCGTCGATCCTTGTATCGAAACTATTTCCAAACAATAACTATCCAAAGGGCGAAGAGGTCGAATACAAAGATGAAAATCTGTATCGCACTACTGACGAAGAAAAGCGTCATTTAGACAGCATGAACAACGACTTCCTCTCCGACTATCGCCAGGCGGCCGAGACGCATCGTCAGGTCCGCCAATGGGCGCAGAAGCATATCAAGCCGGGCCAGAGCCTCACTGAGATTGCCAACGGCATCGAAGACAGCGTTCGGCGACTCTTGGGGCATGACGGCTTGACTGAAGGGGATTCTCTTCATGCCGGCATGGGCTTCCCCACCGGCCTGAATATCGATGAGATTGCTGCTCACTTCAGTCCCAACGCAGGTGATAAAACTGTGCTCCAGCAGAATAACGTGCTGAAAGTTGACATTGGTGTGCATGTCAACGGCCGCATTGTCGACAGCGCCTTTACAATGGCGTTTGATCATAAATATGACAACCTTCTTGCAGCTGTGAAAGACGCCACGAATACTGGCGTCCGCGAAGCAGGAATTGATGTCCGCCTTGGAGAGATAGGCGGCTACATCCAAGAAACCATGGAAAGTTATGAGTTGGAGCTCAACGGGACGACGTATCCGATCAAATCGATTCGCAATATCGGAGGCCACAACATCTTACCATATCGCATCCACGGTACCAAGAGTATCCCAGCTGTAAAATCGGACGACATTaccaagatggaagagggtgacatctttgccatcgAGACTTTCGGCAGCACTGGTAATGGCTGGGTATACGACCATGGAGACGTCTCTCATTACGCCCTCCGCGGCGATGCACCAAAGGTGGACTTGCGTCTCTCTTCGGCCAAGTCACTGTTGAATGTGATCAAGAAGAACTTCCATACCGTTCCATTTGCCCGACGCTATTTGGATAGAATCGGCCAGGAAAAGTATCTCCTTGGT CTCAACACTCTCGTGAAAAATGGCATCGTTGAGGATTACCCGCCCTTGGTTGACAAGAAAGGGTCGTATTCGGCCCAATTCGAGCAT ACTATTTTGCTCAGACCTACCGTAAAGGAGGTCATTAGCCGTGGAGAGGATTACTGA
- a CDS encoding uncharacterized protein (EggNog:ENOG41), whose translation MNNAGMSAAKTVEDADDAYVQNMFQVNVFGQMHTTQAILPLFRAQGQGCIAFTSSSSSWMALPTMSHYSMTKAALSAFAESLHKEVCDLGIRSVAFDCGGFITNLMQPREGDHAAPPSEATEAYKPLLAGFLGMFATDPMGLMPGDPAKAASTMVDIVKGEGVAAGRPWATRIVLGSDALDGAKHRREEELRLLKDWEPVSVSTDGRKYVPREDIRKYTVVTGVQL comes from the exons ATGAACAACGCCGGCATGTCAGCCGCAAAGACTGTTGAAGATGCAGA CGATGCATACGTGCAAAATATGTTCCAAGTCAATGTCTTTGGGCAGATGCATACTACCCAGGCCATATTGCCCTTATTCCGTGCCCAAGGCCAGGGCTGTATTGCATTCActtcctccagctccagctggaTGGCTCTTCCGACAATGTCTCACTACTCAATGACAAAAGCGGCTCTAAGTGCTTTCGCAGAAAGCCTCCATAAAGAGGTTTGCGACTTGGGTATTCGAAGCGTCGCATTCGATTGTGGAGGTTTCATCACCAATCTTATGCAGCCTCGAGAAGGAGACCATGCTGCCCCCCCGTCTGAGGCTACAGAGGCGTACAAACCTCTACTGGCAGGTTTCCTTGGCATGTTTGCAACCGATCCAATGGGGCTTATGCCGGGGGATCCTGCAAAAGCTGCATCCACAATGGTTGATATTGTTAAGGGAGAAGGAGTGGCAGCTGGTCGGCCATGGGCTACTCGCATTGTACTGGGTTCGGATGCGCTTGATGGTGCAAAACACCGGCGAGAGGAAGAGCTGAGATTACTCAAAGATTGGGAACCTGTCAGCGTGAGCACCGATGGACGAAAATATGTACCAAGAGAGGATATCCGGAAGTACACTGTTGTAACCGGTGTTCAGCTTTAA
- a CDS encoding uncharacterized protein (EggNog:ENOG41), protein MRKGTRSCTECRRRKTRCIYSPGDRECILCKSRGARCIEQGSEDPSFSGSKQSNLRKQSANGRKSKKQTGTPIGQPEKVFEDAETSDLVLSEKIDSAPIVSLLLDAKLSKLTKADPAQPSGFVATGNESTYARLPNRSQNLRYAFDHPLGNKSARICSTLRSILPSYDTIMSVLAEKGSWWNSFRQKAYAISEAPSQTIEAFAKRTYTSNNPADIGALAIAFARSLNKHRYIFTLVDELVISDINYTATIEGLECLILLAKSYTDCGQPKRSWLVWKKGIAAIQLMGICIGSNYSPTELRLWCSVYHGDRFSSMLLGLPYGLNDNHYQSAITASGMSPGFYFVLNCAVISGKIIDRNMAPSKPSYAKAIELDEELESIASSLPKDWWMIPSDIEQSLQPFESDNLREQFLQQLYFFWVKLYLHLPFLVDSSMGSPHYFSRMACIEAAKQILRRYRVLRYRNKSGYCLFECQTTDFACFTAAVVLLVGTFHCSAAFLSPNVEEDLELVAATDQILLDEELKSDCKVAAQCRKVLRMLSTEGPEPSDECREVVIPYFGVVIRKRSRHIQSHSHNVDETSDPSLPLPPQPYCPAGPEDNSPAVENPWSLNGFSLQYISHRGLDRANPGGLMGGAGVESAPDESYFASAAMEWDPGWSVLTDIDWDLMPGIDEMSPEDLFNF, encoded by the exons ATGCGGAAGGGAACCCGAAGCTGCACCGAAT GTAGAAGACGTAAAACGCGTTGTATCTATTCGCCCGGAGACCGCGAGTGCATTTTGTGCAAATCGCGCGGTGCACGCTGTATTGAGCAAGGCAGCGAAGATCCGAGCTTTTCAGGATCCAAGCAAAGTAATCTTCGTAAACAATCTGCAAACGGGAGAAAGTCTAAGAAGCAGACTGGAACTCCTATTGGTCAGCCTGAGAAGGTCTTTGAAGATGCGGAGACATCCGATCTCGTGTTGTCGGAAAAGATTGACTCTGCACCGATCGTCTCCTTGCTGCTCGATGCCAAG CTTTCTAAGTTAACAAAAGCCGATCCGGCCCAGCCTTCCGGCTTCGTAGCAACGGGTAACGAATCCACTTACGCCCGATTGCCAAACAGAAGCCAGAATCTGCGATATGCTTTTGACCACCCTCTTGGTAACAAATCCGCACGTATATGCTCCACTTTACGTTCAATTCTGCCAAGCTATGACACGATCATGTCCGTCTTGGCCGAGAAGGGGTCGTGGTGGAACAGCTTCCGTCAAAAAGCATACGCCATTTCTGAAGCCCCGTCTCAGACAATAGAGGCCTTTGCAAAGCGAACCTATACAAGCAACAACCCGGCCGACATAGGCGCCCTTGCCATTGCATTTGCGAGGAGCTTGAACAAGCACCGTTATATCTTCACCCTTGTAGATGAGCTTGTGATATCAGATATTAACTATACAGCAACTATAGAGGGCTTGGAGTGTCTGATACTGCTTGCCAAATCGTATACGGATTGCGGCCAGCCAAAGAGATCATGGCTTGTATGGAAGAAGGGCATAGCTGCAATTCAGCTGATG GGTATTTGCATTGGAAGCAACTATTCTCCGACGGAGCTGAGACTGTGGTGTTCAGTCTATCATGGTGATCGATTCAGTAGCATGCTACTGGGGCTGCCTTATGGGCTCAACGACAACCATTATCAATCTGCTATTACAGCATCCGGAATGTCCCCGGGATTTTACTTTGTTCTCAACTGTGCGGTCATCTCTGGAAAGATTATTGACCGGAATATGGCTCCCAGCAAGCCTTCCTACGCGAAAGCCATAGAATTGGATGAGGAACTGGAGTCGATTGCGTCGTCCCTACCAAAAGATTGGTGGATGATTCCGAGTGATATAGAACAGTCACTACAGCCATTCGAGTCCGACAATCTCAGAGAACAATTCTTACAGCAATTATACTTCTTTTGGGTCAAGCTGTACCTTCACTTGCCATTCTTAGTAGATTCGTCAATGGGCTCACCTCATTATTTTAGCAGAATGGCCTGCATTGAAGCGGCCAAACAGATCTTGAGGAGATACCGGGTCTTGCGCTACAGAAACAAGTCGGGCTATTGTTTATTCGAATGCCAGACAACGGATTTCGCTTGCTTCACTGCCGCTGTAGTTCTTCTTGTTGGGACTTTTCATTGCAGCGCTGCATTTCTCTCGCCAAatgtggaagaagacttgGAGCTGGTGGCGGCTACCGACCAGATTTTACTCgatgaagagctcaagaGCGACTGCAAAGTTGCAGCACAGTGTCGAAAAGTGCTCCGAATGCTCAGCACGGAAGGACCCGAGCCATCGGACGAATGTCGGGAAGTAGTGATACCGTATTTTGGCGTGGTGATTCGCAAACGGTCTCGCCACATACAGTCCCATAGCCATAATGTCGATGAAACCTCCGACCcgtctcttcctcttccgccTCAACCCTATTGTCCAGCCGGCCCAGAAGATAATAGCCCGGCTGTGGAAAACCCCTGGAGTTTAAATGGATTTTCGCTGCAATATATTAGCCATCGCGGACTTGACCGGGCCAATCCCGGTGGGTTAATGGGAGGCGCCGGAGTGGAGTCCGCGCCGGACGAGTCGTATTTTGCCTCGGCAGCAATGGAATGGGACCCAGGCTGGAGCGTTCTCACCGACATTGACTGGGACCTGATGCCGGGCATTGATGAAATGTCTCCTGAGGATTTGTTCAACTTCTAG